One window of Bacillus sp. THAF10 genomic DNA carries:
- a CDS encoding VOC family protein: MNRLNILTLGTKDILKAHTFFKNLGFDTSIRGEETAPAIIFFKNEGTRLALYPLEELRKDINKENPPVVGGGFQGITLAYNTKTKAEVDEIFQKVERLGGVIQKTPQTADWGGYSGYFTDLDGYYWEVAYSEFWEFDEGNMLVIEDQE, from the coding sequence ATGAACAGGCTAAATATTTTAACTTTAGGAACAAAAGACATTCTAAAGGCACATACCTTTTTTAAAAACTTAGGCTTTGATACATCGATAAGAGGAGAGGAAACAGCTCCTGCCATCATCTTCTTCAAAAATGAAGGAACCCGCCTTGCGCTTTACCCGTTGGAGGAATTGCGAAAAGACATTAATAAGGAAAACCCACCTGTGGTCGGCGGCGGATTCCAGGGAATTACGCTTGCGTATAATACGAAAACAAAGGCCGAAGTGGATGAAATCTTTCAAAAAGTCGAGAGATTAGGCGGCGTCATTCAGAAAACTCCACAAACAGCGGATTGGGGCGGATACTCAGGCTACTTCACCGATCTGGACGGTTATTACTGGGAGGTTGCCTATTCAGAGTTTTGGGAGTTTGATGAAGGGAACATGCTGGTGATTGAAGATCAGGAGTAA